Sequence from the Balearica regulorum gibbericeps isolate bBalReg1 chromosome 15, bBalReg1.pri, whole genome shotgun sequence genome:
AACACAAGCCTTCTCTGCATGCCTGTGCCTCTCTGGCAGAGACATCAGATTTGTAGCCAGAAGTTGGCACCACACCATCATCTAGCTGCTGAACAGTACCCTGGGCTTTCCAAGTGCCTGGCCCAGTCTGGCTGCAGGAAGAAAGCTGCAGCTTGTAATGACCAGGGGGGTTGTCCAGCCACAGGATGAGAGAGGCCCCTGGCAGGCTGGGAATGGAGATCTGTACCTGGTGCCAGAGTCCCTCCATgtgtgagcagcaggcaggagaggggcaAAGAGCAGTGTTCACCTTTCCCACAGACTGTCCAGGACTCTCCCTGTCCACAGCTGGAGAAGTCTGATGTGCCCCTCTGGCATCACTTCAGCAGACTGCATGGCAGGACCTGGAAGACTATCTTCCAGGTCCTTCAGTAAGGAAAAGTGCAtggtgggtgggggggagctgggagaTTGCCTTCAAGGGCTTCTCCACTCTGGCGACTTAAACCAGATCTGCCCTCTTTAGATGGAAAGTCTGTTCTGGTGATTGCTGGCCTCACGCCTACCTTGAGCCTAAATCAAACCATGCCCCTTTGCTCCTTGCACCCCATAATAGGGATGAAGTTGCAGGCTGCGGCATCTCTTTCCCAAGAAACGCTGAACGAGGAGTTGAATGATAAGTAACTAAtgcctggagctggctgcagaAGTCAGGCAGATGGGATGTGCTGATATTACCTGTAATGCTCTTCTTCTGCAGGTCGGCCCTGCAGGATCCCAGTTTGGGATTCTGGCCTGTCTCTTTGTGGAGCTCTTCCAGAGTTGGCAAATCCTGGCACGCCCGTGGAGGGCTTTCTTCAAGCTGCTGGCTGTGGtgctctttctttttgcctttggcCTCCTGCCTTGGATTGATAATTTTGCTCACATTTCAGGATTTATCAGtggtttcttcctctcctttgccTTCCTGCCCTACATTAGCTTTGGGAAGTTTGATTTATATAGGAAACGATGCCAAATTATAGTTTTCCAGCTCATCTTCATTGCACTCTTCTCAGGACTTGtgattctgttttatttctacCCCATCAAGTGCGAGTGGTGCGAGTTCCTTACTTGTATACCATTCACGGACAAATTCTGCGAGAAATACGACCTGGATGCACAGCTCCACTGAAAGGCAAAGACTGGCTTCTCGAGCAGGCACTGGAGATGGACTGTCTTTGCGTTTGCTGGGCCCGTTCCATGTGGACAAAGCCTCTAATCCAATGACACTTCTAACCCTGCCCATGGTTAATTTAAACTGTCTCCTCAGCACTTGGCAGGCATGATTTGCCTTATCTCAGAAGACTCTGAAAACAGAACGTTTGTGCCTTGTTCAATTGTATTGAACCTCTTCTGctgccattatttttattacactaGTTTCAATACTACATTTTTAACCAGAGTTGTTTACTACTGCTAAGGTGGTGATTAAATGGTAAGGTAGCATTTTAGCTACTGTTAATTGTTCTGCATAGTCTGTGGCTATGTTTGTTTGTTACTTTCTCTCACCTGTGCTGTTTCAGGTACCAGTAGAACCAATCCTTTTCTAGCACCCAAAACAAGCCAGACACAGATTTGCAGCTGGAAATAAGGGCCTCAAAAgcctcagaaaacaaaagggtCTCTTTAATTGCTGAGAGTGCATTCCGTGGACAGCTCTGAGGCAGACATCTCAAATAACAACTGCAAAAAACACGTGAGACTGAAACTCCATTCAACTGgagtttgtttctctttgaaatgttaCAGTCCGTTTTCCTCCAGGCACATGCTGAATCCACAGTCTGGTCTTGCTAGGGCTGGATTCTCCGCTTCCTCTGTTAAAGAAAGAACGTATTTGGCAGTGACAGTAGTTACCACATGCTGTACGCCACCACGGCTGGACAGTCCGGAGGGGGGATCAGCCAGTGCCACAGGTGACTGCTGGTCACAGGCAACCATGGGGCAGATGGCTTGTGCACACATTTTAATACACTGGATGTTGCAAATgtggcagcagagaagaaaacaagttacAGTGGTCACAAAGCAACAGTTTCTAACCCAGCTAGCTggagctgcaaaacaaaaaaacaagtgTTTGGAAAACCTGCTATTACCCCTGCTCTTCAGACACTGTGTTTTTAGATGTGGAGGGGAAGCAGtgggattttaaaaagtctCGGCCACATCTTGTgtttgtgtgcacagctttctAAAAACAGCAGTATAATACCGTTTACATAGGTTACAAACAGATTAATATACATGCTACTACTGTCTCCTGTGCTGgaactgtttttaaatgcatgggCTACACAGAAATACCATGACCAGAAGTGCTCTAGGGGTGTGTCCTGTCTTCTGAGAACAATGAATCTGCTGAACTCAAGTTTCCATAAACCAGAAaatggagagacagagagacagaaactCCTTATAGCTTGCAGTAATTGAGAAAGACGGCTCAAAATACACCTGctgtgaaacagcaaagaaGTTGCTCTGTTTGCTTGTTGCAGTTGCTTATGCACACCCACAGGACATCTCTCTTAGCTGTGGGTGCTCTGACTGGTACGGGAGCCCCAGGAGCAAGGGGGGACACAGTCACTCAGGTGTGAGAATGAGGCACACAGAAGGACCGGGTGATGGCAATGGCCTGTAGCACAGAGACCTCTGTCCTCCTGGGGGTTAGCTAGCACCTAGTCACATTCCTGACAGTCACTTCCAGAGATTCAAGAAGCCTAAAAGAAAGCAAGGTCCTAGAAGCAATCACAAGGGCAAACAAAGGAACACTGCATTTACCAAGTCTCAAGACAGTGTGGGAGCAGACTCGGAGTCAAAACATAAAGCAGGGTTAGAGAGACACCATTGCCAGCACtaagatgctgctgctctgatgTATGTTAACTGAAGTTATTGTTCCTCACCCTGAGAGAAGCACAAGCAACACAGCCAGGATGTGGAAACAGCCCAGAGCCAGGGTGCAAGCCTACTGCAGACATGAGCATTCAGAACTGCTCTGCTATGCGGTGGAGTGCAGCAATGCCAGCTGCTGTGAGCCTGAACACTAAGGCCcggggaagaggaagatgaagaactGGTAGCTCTTAATGGATGTTTAGGACTTACCTGACAGGTTACTTTCGAAGTTTCTTTATGAAGCTGACTTCATCCCGGTTTCTGATGCCATACCTAAACAGAGAATTATGCTGTTATACGCCACTTTCCCAGGAACCACAACCTTTGAAAGCCTATAGCCTCCTCTTTCCCAGGAGGAGATGGACTCCTACGATCACGTGCTGTGCTCTAACACAGGACATGTTAAAATTCTCACTTGTGTATGCAGAACTTGCTGCCATCTGAAGGATCTGATCATGTGCCTTTTTGATGGCAACACCTCCTTAAATACAACATCTATCACCCATAGCTCAGCCTTTTGAGGACAGCTTTGATTAGGGCTGTCTTTTACtaaatttttaatactttggaCAAGCTTTTCTTGCTAGTCTGCATGCAGGCTGGCATCCCCAGCACTGCTGTATCCAACAGTGCTCAGAAGCACCTGAGAACAGGCATAGAAACACGGGACTCGTTCATCAGCATTGTTACTAGACTGTCTCTTGATACAGGGCTGAGCAGGTCCAGAGCCCAACGCTCGTGGTCTGAGCTAGACGAACGCACCCAGCACAGGTCAGTTGTGGCTGAGGGACTACCCGAggctctcctgccctgcagctggccGCTCCGGCTGTCAGTGCAGGGCCCGTctcacctctctgggcagtgCTGCTCCCACCTTCCAGTCAAGTTCAAGTGCAGGACCTACCTGAGCCAGGGCACAAAGCCCCAAGTTAGCCCTGCCTCTGCAGATACCACCTGGACTCTGGCGAGGCCTTGCCAGCCCCCCAGGTACCAGAACAGACTCATTACTCACTCActctctcagcttctttctGTCATCTGCCAGTTTCTCCCCGGCGTAGGTTAAGTGGTACGTCCTCCATATGTACTTCCTAGGGCAACAACACTCAGGGGGGGCCGCAGAGCACCCGCTGGCCACGGGAAAGTGATGAAGGTGGGGGTGAGCAGccagaccccccccagccccagggtcCCGCTCACCAGCTGAGGTGCTGGACGCCGCCCTGCCGTGCCTGCCGCAGCTGGACGTGCCGCCGGAGCGCCTTCTTCAGCTCCAGCACCGAGGCGTTCTGCACCACCACCACGGCTGGGGGAGGCGGGACAGCCTCGTCAGCGCCCCGgcctgccacccccccccccgcctggcCGGGTTACCCCCCCCGGTCTCCCCCCGGCCCGTTCCTTCCCCAGGCCGGCTTctccccgcccggccccggccccggccctcACGCATGGTCTCGCCGTCCGCCTTGCAGACGCGCACCGTCATGGCCTGCCCGTACTCCAGCGCCACCTGCGAGCCGATCTCCTCTGCCGTCACCTGCGGGCGGCACGGCCGCGTCATGCGGGTCAGGCGGGCCTGAGCCCCGCCACCGcctgccccccgccgccccccggccccacCTGCGGCGGGAGGTCGCAGAGCAGCGGGTCCTGCACCAGCCGCGCCAGCGCCGCCTGGAACAGCTCCAGCACCTCGGCGTGCGCCAGCTCCTCCTCGGCCTCCGCCATCGCCGCCGCGCCGGAAGGGGCGGTCGGCGCCTCGGAACCCGGCGATGCTGCTCTTCTGCCCGGCCTGCGGCAACGTGCTGGTGGCCGAGGAGGGGCCGCGCTGCCACCGCTTCGCCTGCACCACCTGCCCCTACGTGCGCAACGTCACGCGGAAGGTgccggggcgggcgcggggccggggcgggaggcgggaggcgggggccgggcgggaCCCTCTGACCGGCGGCGTCCGCAGGTGACGAGCAGGAAGTACCCGCGGCTGAAGGAGGTGGACGACGTGCTGGGCGGCGCCGCGGCCTGGGAGAACGTGGACTCCACCGCAGGtagggccgggccgggggccggggcgggaggggacaGGGGCCTGGCCTCAGCTGACCGCGCCTCGCCCCGCAGAGCCGTGCCCCAAGTGCGAGCACCCCCGCGCCTACTTCATGCAGATCCAGACGCGCTCGGCCGACGAGCCCATGACCACCTTCTACAAGTGCTGCAACGCGCAGTGCGGGCACCGGTGGCGGGACTGAGGGCACCGATGGCCGGGCCGAGGGCTCCGGCCCACCCCTGCCCGCCCGGGGGCTGAGGGGCCGCGGCACGGGCCCAGCCCGCTCTCCCGCGGCGGGGctgaggagaggggctgggcCTGGCCCGGGTCCCGTGGGCAGGGGTGCGGTATCTCCCGCAATAAACACGTCACTGGGTGGAAGTAACCGTGTGCTGCGTGGTTGCTTTAAAACCTGACCTCAGGCTACCGTACACAACCGCAAAGGACGGCCGCAGCCTCTGACAAGGTGTTCGTCCGTCCCCAGGTTAGGGAAGAGCGTGGGGCGCTTCCCTCACACAGTGCAGCGGTTCTGCTACAAACACGCGTAATAAACTACTGCCACGCGCACCAAGAAGCCAGCGTTTAAAATACAGACGGATCTTGACAAAACTGAGCTAAAGAACAGTTACCAAACCTTGGCACGGAGCAGAAGGCCAAGCAAAGCGTTAGCGCTGCGGCCTTAAGgggagaacaggaaagaaaaaggggcCTGTGCTGTGCCTTGTGCAAACCACGTGAGATAAAGCAGAAACTACAAACTACATGCTCTACAAGCAGTTACTGGGAAAAAGTAAAGTGGGATCAAATATTATCTGTATCTTGACATTAAGCTTTATTCTCAGTTTAAATACattcaaaagtaaaaaggaTAAATAACTTAATAAAAACATGATGGAGCACAAATTGTAACATTTAATCTGCATTAACAGTCACTCCTACAGGCTAAAGCAGTTTACTATGAGACAGTTTTGCCTCTTTTATACTGGGATAATCTGCACCCATTTATTCCAATTCACTTCACAGGGGAACACTCTTCCCAGCCTTAGAGTACAGTCTATCGTAGGCTCATAATATATCGTTGGGGTTTCACTCAGTTTGGGATTGTCTAGTTTTTCTTCCACAACTGGCTGAGAAAAGAGCGACACCGGGGATGGCTTTTTCATGTAGAATCGTCTGATGCAGCCAAGAGTTTCCAGACCCTGCAGAAAAATTCACATATTTTAGCTTGAGCAGTTACAGTGAAAAAATGCACATAATGCTATTCTACCTACAGTGTTCTCAGAAACGTTAGAGAATTTATACCAAAAGCGGCTTCACTCCACCCCCTCAGGAGACCACAGGGATGGCAAAGATTACAGCACAACAAAGCACATTCACACAGCTGGATATATGCTCGTTTGTCCCTTTCAGCACAGTGGTTGACATCTGGATACTGACACAGAACGCGTGTTCGACAACAGATCTCAACATTTAGGACCAGTTTGGAATCATTTAAAGCTGGTACAGATGCGCATCCCAGACTTGTGGGTCAGTCCTTGCTAATAGATTAGCATTCATTCCCGCAGCAACATGCAGCGAAGCGATCTGTTGTGCTGCGTGTGCTGAAAACATCTGGTGCATATTCAGTAATTTCACATAGGTATGCATATAGATTTACTAATATTTGGTATATTACAGATAGAAGCTCTGTGTAGGGTTTCAAAACTAGTTCTTATGAAATTTATTGCTAGAGAAGTTAGATTCAAGTTCTCCAATCTGTACAATGTACAGGTTAATTCCTTGACTTTGTGGATTTGAATAAAAGTTGCCTAGGGATCTGTATTGCTCTCTCATGTGTGTGCCTTACCACTGTACGCTCCGTACTGCAGCCTTAAACCTGTccgctgctgctctgcctgtgccctgAGCCCAGCTGCTCTCTTGGCAGCGTTCTGTGGCACAGGACGTGCGGGCAGGCTGTGATACAACACCCAGGAGGCGGGATGGCTGCTCAGTGTACGATCAGTAGTAAACAGAGCTTGCACCGTTACCAAAATGCACGAGCGTTTGGACAGAAATCCAAATTGATTTCCAGCGTTAGTAAGGGAAGTCGCACTTGGGGGAAGGACCGCAATATTACTCCTCTACTTCAGATTTTGAATCattgtcaggggaaaaaaaaataaaaatcaaggttTCATTTGCAAAGTAGCAATGGTGGCAATCAAACTTCAAGATACGGGGGGGAAAATAATGAGGAACTCAAGTTTTCTCACCATGTATTGTTTTACAGTTAAGGGTATATGCCTTTAAGCAGGTCTGTCAGGACAGAAGGTCTTATGGACAGTACTAACCCAGACACATTTCAGTCTGACTCTTTTGTCATAGACTACCCATCTGAAAGgtatataaggaaaaacttacGATAAACTCTGTGGGTGATTAATACTGCATTAAACAGCCCAACTTAATATTTCAAGAGACAAGCCACTACTATTCAGTAACCAACCCGAATTTCAACTGCATGTACATCCACTTCAGAAGGAAGCTCAAATTTTAAAGTCAGTAATACAGTAATTCCAAGGACAGGACAAGCAggctttcttccttcctcattgTGAGAAGCACCTGGCTTTGCTTAATTTGCACTAAAGGGAGAAGGTagtctttcattttcctgggACTTCCAGCAAAGTAGCTGCCGACTCGTAAGTGCAGAAGCTGAACCAGATTAAAGTTCACACAGCTGATGATTCACATACCTGCAGTATCTCTAAGACGGCAACAGGCTGCAGCACCCCCACGTAATGCTGCAACAGCATGCCTTCCGTTATGCCTGGCTTTGTCATGATGTGGTAGAGCACCGCTTCCATCATCCCCTTACACACGGGTTTATTCAGATTCCCATCCACAATCCTCCAGGGTCTCCCAATGAAGCAGACATTCTCGCAGGCCCTGCAAAAGACAATTTAAGTTCACCTCTGTCAGGAATTAGTTCTTCTAGCTATATTTCCCATCGTCATAATTTCTGCACAATAGAGGTTCTTACTACCTCTGTTGCCAGTGTTTGCGCACATCCTAGGTGTAAATTCTGCGGCTGCTCTGAGAATGGGCAGAGACTGGTGCTGATCTACTAGACAGTTCCACAGACCTGAAGTATTTCACACTAGGTGTTCACCACTGAGAAGCACCTTTAGCACCCTTATACCACCCAACAATTACCTGAGTCTTGATGACCAGGAAAGTTGTGTTTCGCTTGTTTGTTACTAGCTCTAACATCCTCCAAAAGTTACCCAAGACATGCTTCAATCTGCAACATGCAGCTCAGACAGGAATCCAAATTCCTCATTTTTAGCATTCTGGAGTTAAAAGACAGACCCTGCGTGGAAATTCACATTTCCCATACTGCAGTTTCTCCA
This genomic interval carries:
- the SNRNP25 gene encoding U11/U12 small nuclear ribonucleoprotein 25 kDa protein isoform X1; this encodes MAEAEEELAHAEVLELFQAALARLVQDPLLCDLPPQVTAEEIGSQVALEYGQAMTVRVCKADGETMPVVVVQNASVLELKKALRRHVQLRQARQGGVQHLSWKYIWRTYHLTYAGEKLADDRKKLREYGIRNRDEVSFIKKLRK
- the SNRNP25 gene encoding U11/U12 small nuclear ribonucleoprotein 25 kDa protein isoform X2 — encoded protein: MAEAEEELAHAEVLELFQAALARLVQDPLLCDLPPQVTAEEIGSQVALEYGQAMTVRVCKADGETMPVVVVQNASVLELKKALRRHVQLRQARQGGVQHLSWYGIRNRDEVSFIKKLRK
- the POLR3K gene encoding DNA-directed RNA polymerase III subunit RPC10; translation: MLLFCPACGNVLVAEEGPRCHRFACTTCPYVRNVTRKVTSRKYPRLKEVDDVLGGAAAWENVDSTAEPCPKCEHPRAYFMQIQTRSADEPMTTFYKCCNAQCGHRWRD